In Clostridiales bacterium, the sequence ATTGTATCAATTTGCCATTTCAGGCTTTACGGCCTGAATTCCTTGAACATTTCCTTCTTTGCTCCGCAGATGGGGCACTTTTCAGGAACTACGTCCAGAACGGTATAGCCACATATGGTGCAAATGTAAATAGCTTTGAATTCCAGATCATGTCCCGCTTTTACTGCATCTTGCGCTTTTTTGAACAATTTTGCATGAGTTTTTTCCGCTTCAAGCGCCCCATGGAATGACATTTCAGCACCAGACTCATTCTGGAATTTGGCTGTATTCAGGTAAACCGGATACATCTGCTCGACTTCGTGCAGCTCGCCGTTGATGGCGCCCTGTAGGTTATCTACAGTTTTGCCGATTCCAAATACTCCGCCTGCTGCAACTGTTGCATCCCCGATATCACCGTCCAGAACTTTGAAATGATTTCCAGCATGCACACGTTCCGCATAGGAAACCGCTTCAAACAGTGTTGCGATATTCGGGAATCCCTCCTTGCGGGCAATATCGCCCCAGATAAGATAGCGCATATGCGCCATGCTTTCTCCGCCGTAAGCAGAACGGAGAAAATCCGCAGTCATGGCATTATGTACCGACATATATAAAACCTCCCTTTTCATTTAGTTAAAATGTGGCCCTTTGCAGTGGCCTGTGTTGTTCGCTTTACGCATCAGACGCGCCACATCTCAGTTTGGCTAAAATTCAGCTTTCCAAAGGCCGTGCAGATTGCAATATTCGTAAACGATTCCGCTTTCAGCGTTATCAAACTCGGCAATCGGCTGTTCGCCAGGCTGCAAATATTTAAATTCGACGCGTCTGCCGGACACCAAAGCAATCCACTCGATATGATGCTCAGGAAGCATAGGATGCAAAACGGATCCAACTTTAACCTTTAGTTTCCCGTTTTCCCTCGTTATAACCGGAACGTGTTTCTCCTTCGCACCATCCGAGGTATTTGCCACTAGTTTGTTCATCGCCTGTCCGCAGCAGGTAAGGGTTCCGCCGCCGCTTTTTAGTAACGCTACAATGTTTCCGCATCTTTCACAACGATAAAAAAATATATCTGACATAGATAATCTCTCCTTTGAATATATTTTTTATTCAAATGCAACAACGGCATCTTTGTTCTTAATACGAAGCAGGACTGTTTCCAGCACGCGGAAGTTATGGTTCAGGTCTTTCTGTTCCAGATATGCAGTCGAAAGGTCTTGACCGATAACAAGATCAAGATTTCTCGGTTCACTGCAGACCAGAAGGGCCTTTCCGCTACCGAGCACAGGGGTATGCAACACATTTCCGTTTAGAAGTTTAGAAATACGATCATACTCTAATACACCTGTTCCAGGTTGAATTCGTTGTAGCTGTAAATATATATCAGGACTTATGACAAGGGTGTAGGCACCATAGATTCCCTTTGAAATCAGAAGCTCAATGGCCGAGGCGATATCGGAATAGGCGTTTTCGCCTTCCTTCCAATCGGATTTTTTAATCTTGTTGATGCCCTGGGCGGTTAGAAGCCCTTCATACCCAAGGGCCGCATTGCCGAAATAAATTAAAGAATCTTCTTTTCTTGCGCAGGTTTCGGCAGCATTTAAAGCTTCTGTAAGATCAACCGGATATCCAAACTGTGCGCTGTTTTCAAGATCCCTTGCACGCAATGTGAAATCATGATAAATAGCGGGAATCTCTACATATTTCCTGCCTTTTGTCGTAATTATTCCTCCGTCTGAGACTTCTTCTACAGCTCCGGCGCTATCGACAGAAATGCTTTCAGTGCCGACTCCAAGCGGCCCAAACACATGTAAAAACCGCCTTCCAGACAGAACTTTTCTCACCGCTCCAACAACGGCGGAGTCGATCTCTCCCCACAGTTCAGTTGAAATGGGGGAACTTTCTCTAGAAAGATAATCCATAGTGATTCTCCTCTCTAAATCAAGATTTATGATCAAGAAGACTGCCGACTGTTCCCTTTCCAGTAGCTGTTTTTTCTGCTGGTTCTTTCAAAACTCCAAGCTTTTCCAGCATCTCTTTGACTTCCGTTTCGCCGGCAGCGAATTGCTCAGCTTCTTTCGGGTCCAGTGTGCGCAATAGCGTAAACAGTTCCCCGACATGTACTTTCTCTTCATCGCGGATATCGGATATAACTGCTTTGGCAATGGCATTATCTGTTGCCTGTGCATGTGCATCATAGAGGTAAATGGCCTCCAGTTCTCCTGCGATATCCAGACGTACCGCCTGAATGAGTTCATCTTTGTTTAATTTTCGTTCAACATTGCCTTGAAATGGATTTGCAAAAGCTGGCATTTTATTCGACCTCCCAAGTTAAATGATAAGATATAAATTTCTGGCTTTATAATAGCATATATATTTCCAGTCTGCAAGGTTATAGAAAGGAACACTTCAATTCGTAATATGAACTTATGTTATTTTGAACGCTCATTCGGTAGATTCAAGTTTTGTAAGTTCTAAGGCCAGCAGACTTAAGAATCCAAAAGCTTTTGAAACTTGCCTTGCTCAGACATTCAAAAGCTCTAAGGATTCTTTGCGGCAGCAAAGCCAAGAATTTATCAAAACTTTCATAATGCTCATTTGTTGCTCAAAACAACATAAGTCTATTTATGCCTGATTTCATATTGCGAATCGAAGAAAGGAACAGAATGTAAATGATATGTTACATTTTATAATATATAAAAAAACTTTTTAAGGGAAAAATAATATAATACAGGATGCTTCTTTTATATTTGAAGAATATTATTCAAATAATCTGTATGCATTCTATAAGGTAGATTTAGGAAAAGGGTGATACCTTGAAAAAACAAATGTTTATTGTTATCTTTATAATATCGCTATCTTTATTTCTGTTATCCTGTGCAAAAAAGAATAAAGCTCAGGAAGGAAACTCAAAAAAAGAGGATGGCAAAAACTATATCATATTTGTAAATGCTGATTCGCCGGACGAAAATAAAATGTATAGCATAGAGGTTGAAAGCAAAGATAAGAAGTCGATATATCAGAAAAACGTTTTGAATGCTGCGGGCATCGATGGGAAAATAGCCGTATTGTCAGAAGAAAAAGGGAAAACAGGGCTGTATACGATCAACGCGGATGGAAGCGGCAAAGTCGCTGTTTTAAAGGATTCCCCCATAAAAAACAGCTATGTTTCGTGGTCTCCGGACAAGAAAAAGATAACTTTTGCCGCAAGGAAAACCGGGGATAAATCCGATGAGATATATTATGTTGAAACGGATGAAAACAAGGGCCCTGTAAAGGTAACTGACGATGGCCTGACCGATGCCGACCCTAAGTTCTCCAATTCAGGGGAAACTATCGCATATGATAAAAAATCAGGCGGCAATTACGATATTTTTTTGTATGAGATTTCTCCCTTAAGAAATGTGAATCTATCGAAAAATGCGGCAAACGACATTTCTCCCGTTTTAAAAACCGATGGTACAAGGATGTTGTTTCTAAGCGACGAGGCTGAAGCGGGCAAATATAATTTATATTCTATGAATATGGATGGCAGCGGGAGGTATCCATTGACATCAGGCTTAAACATCGACAGGCATTCTGTTGATGTTTCACCAGACGGCAGCATGGCAGCGTTTGTATCGGTAGATGACAGGAAAAATAAATCCCTTCATGTAATCGATATGAGCAAAAAAACCGTTATGGTTTCAAACGGTTCATATATATCGGCATGGTCGGACGATAGCAAAAAGCTCTATTTTGCATCTTCCGACGACAAAGAGATGAAAAGAAAGATAATTGAATATGACATACAGGAAGGAGTCATGAAAGATATCGTAAAGGTGCAGTATAAACCTGGAGAAGAGGCGGAGGGCATAAAATTCATATATTTTACCGACAAGTTGAAATAAAGGATCATGAGAGGGATAAATGATCCTTTTATTTATGGGCGTGGCCGGCTATACTTTAAGTGGAGGTTCGCTTTGTAATATGAAATTGATCATAAATAGTATATTATTTTGAGCAACGAAATGAGCATTATTAAAGCTCAAAACAACATGAGTTCAGATTAGAACCAAAGTGGAATGTAAGTTCAGCACTAAAACGTTTTGCTAAAATTCATTATAATAATTAAAGGAAAACAATAATTCTTATAGAATATTTAACAAGTCTATAAAGATTGATGGGGTGGTACTATTGGCGCAATATCATTCAAAGCTTGAGTCTAAAGAAATGGATGAACTTTTTAAGGCCATACTTACGTTAAAAAACATCGAAGAATGCTACAGATTTTTTGATGATATATGTACAATAAATGAGATGCAGGCAATTTCCCAGAGAATGCAGGTCGCACTGATGCTGAACAAAGGGGAAACATACAACGAGATAGTCAAAAAAACCGGTGCAAGCACTGCAACCATAAGCAGGGTAAACAGGTGCTTAAACTATGGTTCAGATGGATATAACTTAGTATTGAAAAGGCTTGGCAAAAAATAATAGTTTTATCAAGAGGGCTTTTTTTAAAGACAGGCAAAAATGGAGGAAATAAGATGGATTTAGATAAACTAAACAAAGAGCAAAAGGAAGCGGTTCTTACAACAGAGGGACCTCTTTTGATATTTGCAGGGGCCGGAAGCGGAAAAACCAGGGTTCTTACATACAGGATAGCATATCTTATTGAAAGCAGCGTATACCCGGGAAGCATTCTTGCAATTACATTTACAAACAAAGCGGCCGGCGAGATGAAAGAAAGGGTGGAAAACCTTGTGGGAAGCGCATCACGGGATATATGGATATCCACGTTCCATGCGGCTTGCATGAGGATTTTAAGAAGGGAAATAGATAAGATAGGTTACAATAAAAACTTTGTAATATTTGATACAGGCGATCAGAAGACTCTCATCAAACACTGCTTGGATGATCTTGACATAGATGAGAAGATGTATCCTGTAAAAACTGTATTGGGCAATATAAGCAAGGCAAAGAATGAACTTGTAACCTGTGAGATGTATAGAAAACGGAATTCCCTTGATTTCAGGGCAAAAAAGATAGGGCAGATCTACGAGCTTTACCAGAAAAAGTTGAAGGAAAACAATGCGCTTGACTTTGATGATATTATAATGAAGACAAACGAGATTTTTGAAAAATTTCCCGATGTTTTAAAGTTCTACCAGCATAAATTCAAGTATATACATGTTGATGAATACCAGGATACCAATTATGCCCAGTATAAGTTCATATCCTATCTTTCCATGTTTTACAGAAACCTCTGCGTCGTAGGCGACGACGACCAGAGCATATACGGCTTCAGGGGAGCCGATATAAGGAACATACTGGAGTTTGAAAAGGAATATCCAGATGCCAAGATAATAAAACTTGAAGAAAATTACAGGTCTTCAAAATGCATATTGAACGCTGCAAACAGCGTTATAAAAAATAACAGGGGCAGAAAATCAAAAACATTGTGGACGAATAAGAGTTCCGGTGAAAAAATCTCAATATATATGGCAAGAGATGAAAAGGACGAAGCGGCATTTATTGCAAAGAGCATATTGAAGGATATGGATTACGGCAGGAGCCTCAAGGATTTTGCCGTGCTATACAGGACGAATGCCCAGTCGAGGGTTATAGAGGAAGCATTCATGCAGTATAAAATTCCCTACAGGATAGTCGGGGGTTTGAAATTCTACGATAGAAAAGAGATAAAGGACCTGATCGCATATCTTCGTGTAATCGATAATCCTGTGGATAACATATCTCTTGCAAGGATAATAAATGTGCCGAAGAGAAACATAGGAGATACCACTTTGCAAAAACTGTCCGGATATGCTTCTAGGATGGGGATAAGCATGATGCAGGCTGTTTTTGAAGTGGATAACATAAAGGAAATATCGCCGAGGGTTTCGTCATCAGTTAAAAAATTCGCATCTCTTATGCAGGAATTTTTATCATCATATGAAGGGCGCAGTGTGCCTGAGCTGATTTCGTTGATAATGGATAAAACAGGTTATATGCAAAAACTGCTTACATCAGGAGATACTCAGGACGAATCAAGGCTCCAAAATATAAAGGAATTCTTATCCGCTGCCCAGAATTTTGAGAGGGAAAGTGAAGATAAAAGTCTTGGAGCATTTTTAGAGGGGATAGCGCTGATTTCCGATATAGATACGGTCAAAGAGGATGAAAGCGCCGTGGTATTGATGACGCTTCACAGCGCCAAGGGTCTGGAATTTCCTGTTGTATTCATGGCGGGAATGGAAGAGGGCATTTTCCCGAATTACCGATCCGAAGAAGATGATAGCGAGGTGGAGGAAGAAAGAAGGCTGTGCTATGTCGGCATAACCAGGGCTAAGGAAAAGCTTTATATGACATATGCTGCCATAAGAACTCTCTACGGCAATACCCAATGCAATGATGTTTCGGAATTTATAACCGAGATTCCTGAAAAATATATAGAATTCATAAATAAAAAGCCGCTTGATTATATTGCGGCTTCAAAGGCTGACCTGACAGTGAATAAGCCGGCGAAGCTGACTCTAAATGAAATGAATGTTTTAACTTCCGATAAAATTAAAGCAGGAACGAAGGTAAGGCATAAATTATGGGGAGAGGGGATCATAGCCTCTGCAATAAAAAAGCCTGATGATTATGAGATTACTGTTGTATTTGACAGCTGCGGGATAAAAAAGCTCTCTGCAAAATATGCTCCTTTGGAATATATTTAGACTGGAGGTATATTAATTGGACGTTGCAAAAAGGATTGAAGAACTCAGGAAAATCATTAATTATCACAGTTACAGGTATTATGTCATTGATAAACCTGAAATAAGCGATTATGAATATGACATGCTCTACAGGGAGCTTGAGGATCTGGAAGATAAACATCCCGAACTTATAACGCCTGATTCGCCTACACAAAGGGTAGGCGGTGAAGCGCTCAGGGAGTTTGAGCAGGTTGTCCATACAATACCGCTTCAAAGCCTTCAGGATGTATTTAGTTTTGGGGAATTGAGGGATTGGGACAGAAGAGTAAAAAGCATGATAAATGAAACACCCGAGTATATCGTTGAGTTAAAGATAGACGGTTTGTCAGTCGCCTTGCTGTATGAAAATGGAAAACTTGTAAGGGGTGCAACGAGGGGCGACGGATTTATCGGCGAAAATGTCACCCAGAATTTAAAGACTGTTAAAAGCATACCTCTTGTTATAAAGGATAATAATCTTCTGGAAGTGAGAGGAGAGGTATACTTTCCTAAAAAAAAGTTTATAGAATTGAATGAAAAGAGGGAGGAAGCCGGTGAATCGCTGTTTGCAAATCCAAGGAATGCTGCAGCAGGATCATTGAGGCAGTTGGATCCCAAGATAACGGCAAAAAGAGCGCTGGATATTTTCGTTTTCAATGTTCAGCGATATGAAGGAAAGGATCTTGTTACCCATTTGAACAGCCTTGAATATTTAAAAGATCTCGGATTTAAAGTGAGCCCCGAGAGAGTCCTTTGCAAAGACATTGAAGAGGTTATAGAGCAGATAAAAAGGATGGGGGAGATGCGCGGCGGTCTGCCATTTGAGATAGACGGCATCGTAATCAAGGTAAACTCGCTGGCTCAAAGGGAAGTGCTTGGAAGTACTGCTAAAACACCAAGATGGGCGGTGGCATATAAATTTCCACCTGAAAGAAAAAAGACAAGGTTAAAGGATATAACAGTAAATGTTGGGAGGACAGGAGTGCTTACGCCTATGGCAATACTGGAACCGGTGAGGATTGCCGGTTCGACTGTTTCAAAGACTACATTGCATAATGAAGATTATATTTCTGAAAAGGATATCAGGATAGGAGATAATGTCATAATACAAAAGGCCGGCGATGTGATACCTGAGATCATCGAGCCTTTAATCAAGGAAAGGTCCGGAGATGAGAAAATATTTAAAATGCCGGAGAGATGTCCGGAATGCGGCGCACCTGTGAAAAGACTGGATGGTGAAGTTGCCGTAAGATGTACGAACATAACATGTCCTGCTCAGATCAGGAGATCGCTGGAGCATTTTGTATCAAGGGATGCTATGAATATAGACGGCCTAGGGCCACAGATAATATCGCAGCTTCTCAATAACGGGCTGGTACACGATGCGGCGGATTTTTATTATTTAAAATATGAAGATTTAATAAAACTTGATAGAATGGGAGACAAATCGGTAAATAATCTTTTAAATTCGATCAGCAAGACAAAGGCGAATGAACTTGACAGGCTCATTACCGCTCTGGGCATAAGATATGTGGGGCAGAAAGCCGCAAAAAATTTGGCTAAATATTTCGGCTCCATGAAGGGAATTATGAACTCGACAGAGGATGAATTCTTGAATATCGAAGACATCGGAAGCATTATGGCTGAGTCCATATATAATTTTTTCAGCAATGAGAAAAATATAGCATTCATAAATAAACTTAAAGATGCAGGAGTAAATATGGTATGCAAGCAATTTGGCTCAGAAAAGGATCAACCTTTTGCGGGGCTTACATTTGTACTTACCGGAGCTCTTTCAAAATATACCAGGGATGAGGCCTCGGCTATCATAGAAAACCTTGGAGGAAAGGTTTCAGGAAGCGTATCGAAAAAGACGAGTTATGTTCTTGCCGGCGAAGACGTCGGATCGAAGCTCAGAAAAGCCGAACAGCTTAATATTAAGATTATAAATGAAGAGGATTTTGAAAAATTGACCGGAAAAG encodes:
- a CDS encoding family 1 encapsulin nanocompartment shell protein, translating into MDYLSRESSPISTELWGEIDSAVVGAVRKVLSGRRFLHVFGPLGVGTESISVDSAGAVEEVSDGGIITTKGRKYVEIPAIYHDFTLRARDLENSAQFGYPVDLTEALNAAETCARKEDSLIYFGNAALGYEGLLTAQGINKIKKSDWKEGENAYSDIASAIELLISKGIYGAYTLVISPDIYLQLQRIQPGTGVLEYDRISKLLNGNVLHTPVLGSGKALLVCSEPRNLDLVIGQDLSTAYLEQKDLNHNFRVLETVLLRIKNKDAVVAFE
- a CDS encoding rubrerythrin family protein; this encodes MSVHNAMTADFLRSAYGGESMAHMRYLIWGDIARKEGFPNIATLFEAVSYAERVHAGNHFKVLDGDIGDATVAAGGVFGIGKTVDNLQGAINGELHEVEQMYPVYLNTAKFQNESGAEMSFHGALEAEKTHAKLFKKAQDAVKAGHDLEFKAIYICTICGYTVLDVVPEKCPICGAKKEMFKEFRP
- the ligA gene encoding NAD-dependent DNA ligase LigA; protein product: MDVAKRIEELRKIINYHSYRYYVIDKPEISDYEYDMLYRELEDLEDKHPELITPDSPTQRVGGEALREFEQVVHTIPLQSLQDVFSFGELRDWDRRVKSMINETPEYIVELKIDGLSVALLYENGKLVRGATRGDGFIGENVTQNLKTVKSIPLVIKDNNLLEVRGEVYFPKKKFIELNEKREEAGESLFANPRNAAAGSLRQLDPKITAKRALDIFVFNVQRYEGKDLVTHLNSLEYLKDLGFKVSPERVLCKDIEEVIEQIKRMGEMRGGLPFEIDGIVIKVNSLAQREVLGSTAKTPRWAVAYKFPPERKKTRLKDITVNVGRTGVLTPMAILEPVRIAGSTVSKTTLHNEDYISEKDIRIGDNVIIQKAGDVIPEIIEPLIKERSGDEKIFKMPERCPECGAPVKRLDGEVAVRCTNITCPAQIRRSLEHFVSRDAMNIDGLGPQIISQLLNNGLVHDAADFYYLKYEDLIKLDRMGDKSVNNLLNSISKTKANELDRLITALGIRYVGQKAAKNLAKYFGSMKGIMNSTEDEFLNIEDIGSIMAESIYNFFSNEKNIAFINKLKDAGVNMVCKQFGSEKDQPFAGLTFVLTGALSKYTRDEASAIIENLGGKVSGSVSKKTSYVLAGEDVGSKLRKAEQLNIKIINEEDFEKLTGKVK
- a CDS encoding desulfoferrodoxin, translating into MSDIFFYRCERCGNIVALLKSGGGTLTCCGQAMNKLVANTSDGAKEKHVPVITRENGKLKVKVGSVLHPMLPEHHIEWIALVSGRRVEFKYLQPGEQPIAEFDNAESGIVYEYCNLHGLWKAEF
- a CDS encoding YerC/YecD family TrpR-related protein, yielding MAQYHSKLESKEMDELFKAILTLKNIEECYRFFDDICTINEMQAISQRMQVALMLNKGETYNEIVKKTGASTATISRVNRCLNYGSDGYNLVLKRLGKK
- the pcrA gene encoding DNA helicase PcrA, yielding MDLDKLNKEQKEAVLTTEGPLLIFAGAGSGKTRVLTYRIAYLIESSVYPGSILAITFTNKAAGEMKERVENLVGSASRDIWISTFHAACMRILRREIDKIGYNKNFVIFDTGDQKTLIKHCLDDLDIDEKMYPVKTVLGNISKAKNELVTCEMYRKRNSLDFRAKKIGQIYELYQKKLKENNALDFDDIIMKTNEIFEKFPDVLKFYQHKFKYIHVDEYQDTNYAQYKFISYLSMFYRNLCVVGDDDQSIYGFRGADIRNILEFEKEYPDAKIIKLEENYRSSKCILNAANSVIKNNRGRKSKTLWTNKSSGEKISIYMARDEKDEAAFIAKSILKDMDYGRSLKDFAVLYRTNAQSRVIEEAFMQYKIPYRIVGGLKFYDRKEIKDLIAYLRVIDNPVDNISLARIINVPKRNIGDTTLQKLSGYASRMGISMMQAVFEVDNIKEISPRVSSSVKKFASLMQEFLSSYEGRSVPELISLIMDKTGYMQKLLTSGDTQDESRLQNIKEFLSAAQNFERESEDKSLGAFLEGIALISDIDTVKEDESAVVLMTLHSAKGLEFPVVFMAGMEEGIFPNYRSEEDDSEVEEERRLCYVGITRAKEKLYMTYAAIRTLYGNTQCNDVSEFITEIPEKYIEFINKKPLDYIAASKADLTVNKPAKLTLNEMNVLTSDKIKAGTKVRHKLWGEGIIASAIKKPDDYEITVVFDSCGIKKLSAKYAPLEYI
- a CDS encoding demethoxyubiquinone hydroxylase family protein, giving the protein MPAFANPFQGNVERKLNKDELIQAVRLDIAGELEAIYLYDAHAQATDNAIAKAVISDIRDEEKVHVGELFTLLRTLDPKEAEQFAAGETEVKEMLEKLGVLKEPAEKTATGKGTVGSLLDHKS